GGGACGAGGGCACGTGGGAGCTCGGGAGGGGATATGGGAAGAGATCGACCGAAGGCTCAGAGCCGAAAGCCAAAGGTGGCGCCGGCAGGGCACCCTTCATCGTTGCGTATGACTTCGGCATCAAACGAAATATTCTCCGCAATCTCGTCAGCATGGGCTGTCGCGTGCGGGTCGTTCCAGCCGCGACGAGTGCGAAAGACGCGCTCGCGCTGAAGCCGCACGGCATCTTCCTGTCGAACGGTCCGGGCGACCCCGACGTGGGTCCGTACGCTGGCATCGTGCGCGAACTGATCGGCAAGAAGCCGATCTTCGGCATCTGCCTGGGACACCAGATTCTCGGCTTGGCACTGGGCGGACGCACCTACAAACTCAAGTTCGGACATCACGGCGGCAATCAGCCGGTGATGGATCTGACCACGCGCAAGGTGGAGATCACCTCCCAGAACCATGGCTTTGCCGTCGACGTGGAGTCTATGCAGGGCCGCGCCCAGCTGACGCACGTCAACCTGAACGATCAAACGGTCGAAGGCCTGGCCCACGCCGACCTGCCGATCTTCTCGGTCCAGTATCACCCGGAATCATCCCCGGGCCCACACGACGCGCACTACCTGTTCGCCCGTTTCGTCGAGATGATGGAGGCGGGGAGATGAGAAGGACGCGTATGGCATATGGCTTATGGCGGATGGCAGAAGATCGGAGAGCAGCAGCAATGGACGATCGGCGATTTGCCATAAGCCATAAGCCATAAGCTAACCGACCAATGCCCAAACGCACTGACATCAAGAGCATCCTGCTCATTGGTTCCGGGCCGATCATCA
The nucleotide sequence above comes from Candidatus Binatia bacterium. Encoded proteins:
- the carA gene encoding glutamine-hydrolyzing carbamoyl-phosphate synthase small subunit; the encoded protein is MKALLALADGTVFEGLSFGAAGEAGGEVVFNTSMTGYQEILTDPSYCGQLVAMTYPEIGNVGVNAEDVESRRPFAQGFIVKEYWEHPSNWRAQQSLGEYLRQHDIPAIQGIDTRALVRHIRTHGAQEAVISSLDLDPVSAVAKARALPGLIGRDLVKEVTCADSYDWDEGTWELGRGYGKRSTEGSEPKAKGGAGRAPFIVAYDFGIKRNILRNLVSMGCRVRVVPAATSAKDALALKPHGIFLSNGPGDPDVGPYAGIVRELIGKKPIFGICLGHQILGLALGGRTYKLKFGHHGGNQPVMDLTTRKVEITSQNHGFAVDVESMQGRAQLTHVNLNDQTVEGLAHADLPIFSVQYHPESSPGPHDAHYLFARFVEMMEAGR